One region of Mugil cephalus isolate CIBA_MC_2020 chromosome 17, CIBA_Mcephalus_1.1, whole genome shotgun sequence genomic DNA includes:
- the fcf1 gene encoding rRNA-processing protein FCF1 homolog, giving the protein MGKQKTKKFAAMKRMISLKDSRLKEKDRAKAKEKRKKKDPSMLKETEVTKYPSCMFFQYNTQLGPPYHILVDTNFINFSIKAKLDIVQSMMDCLYAKCIPYITDCVMAEIEKLGMKYRVALRIARDPRFERLPCTHKGTYADDCLVQRVTQHKCYILATVDRDLKRRVRKIPGVPIMYISNHRFNIERMPDDYGAPRF; this is encoded by the exons ATG GggaagcagaaaacaaagaagtttGCTGCGATGAAGAGAATGATTAGTCTGAAGGATTCAAGATt AAAAGAGAAGGACCGCGCAAAggcaaaagagaagaggaagaagaaggaccCCTCGATGCTCAAGGAGACAGAAGT GACAAAGTATCCATCATGCATGTTCTTCCAGTACAATACCCAGCTTGGCCCGCCATACCACATTCTGGTCGACACCAATTTCATCAACTTCTCCATCAAGGCCAAACTGGACATTGTACAGTCTATGATGGATTGCCTGTATGCCAAAT GTATCCCTTATATCACAGACTGTGTGATGGCTGAGATTGAAAAGCTTGGAATGAAATATAGAGTGGCGCTCAG GATAGCCAGGGATCCTCGTTTTGAGCGCCTTCCATGCACACACAAGGGAACATATGCTGATGACTGTTTAGTCCAAAGGGTGACACAG CACAAATGTTACATCCTGGCGACTGTGGACAGAGATCTGAAGAGACGGGTGAGGAAGATCCCTGGAGTGCCCATAATGTACATCTCAAACCACAG GTTTAATATTGAACGGATGCCTGATGACTACGGTGCTCCAAGGTTCTAG
- the vash1 gene encoding tubulinyl-Tyr carboxypeptidase 1, whose protein sequence is MLRATAGSAEERDEEDEGEEELRDGGVPFYVNRGGLPVDEETWERMWRHVARIHPGGEALGKEIRGATDLPKIPVPSVPTYQPTTPIPQRLEAIQKYIRELQYNHTGTQFFEIKKSRPLTALMDIAKEMTREALPIKCLEAVILGIYLTNNMPGVERFPLSFKSQFSGNYFYHIVLGVHSGGRFGALGTSRREDLMFKPLEFRTLMELVQEYEGAYRGYWHTLRKVKIGQYVSHDPHSVEQIEWKHSILDVDRLSKEELRKELERHTRDMRLKIGKPAPPSPTKDRRNSMGSPLRGPSSPIRRISRVERRPSGDKKVLEQKSSTDMSGYQIRV, encoded by the exons ATGCTGAGGGCCACGGCGGGCTCGGCGGaggagagggatgaggaggatgaaggcgAAGAAGAGCTGAGGGACGGAGGGGTGCCTTTCTACGTGAACAGGGGGGGCCTCCCGGTGGATGAGGAGACTTGGGAGAGGATGTGGCGCCATGTGGCTCGGATCCACCCCGGCGGCGAAGCGCTGGGGAAGGAGATAAGGGGAGCCACAGACCTGCCCAAG ATTCCAGTACCGAGCGTGCCTACATACCAGCCTACCACCCCTATCCCACAGCGCCTGGAAGCCATACAGAAGTACATCAGGGAATTGCA ATACAATCACACAGGAACACAGTTCTTCGAGATAAAGAAAAGCCGTCCTCTTACTGC GTTAATGGACATCGCTAAAGAAATGACACGGGAAGCTCTGCCAATCAAGTGTTTGGAGGCCGTGATCCTGGGGAT TTACCTCACCAACAACATGCCCGGTGTGGAGCGCTTCCCCCTCAGCTTTAAGTCTCAGTTCTCAGGGAACTACTTCTACCACATTGTGCTGGGAGTTCACAGCGGGGGACGCTTTGGCGCGCTGGGCACGAGTCGCAGGGAGGACCTCATGTTCAAGCCCCTGGAGTTCCGAACCCTGATGGAGCTGGTTCAGGAATACGAAGGGGCCTACAGGGGCTACTGGCACACCCTGCGCAAGGTCAAGATCGGCCAGTACGTGTCCCACGACCCACACAGCGTGGAGCAGATAGAGTGGAAACACTCGATTCTGGACGTGGACAGGCTGAGCAAGGAGGAGCTTCggaaggagctggagagacACACCCGGGACATGAGACTGAAG attGGAAAGCCGGCACCTCCATCTCCCACCAAAGACAGGAGAAACAGCATGGGTTCACCACTCAGAGGGCCGAGCAGCCCCATACGGAGGATCAGCCGTGTTGAGAGACG CCCCTCCGGAGACAAGAAGGTCTTGGAACAAAAATCATCAACAGACATGAGCGGATACCAGATTCGTGTCTAA